A single genomic interval of Helianthus annuus cultivar XRQ/B chromosome 13, HanXRQr2.0-SUNRISE, whole genome shotgun sequence harbors:
- the LOC118485920 gene encoding uncharacterized protein LOC118485920 → MEDELMPGDDIHIEPVQQGPRRRQRPPVDTLQGHPYLEFPDGTDAARHCQKLRRMHVGSHASIDWDAMEEIAETPRVRRFIPIDSPWHRLFDLAHTPTYRELLVEFISSFTFHPPGEPVPIPYPGAPPPPEVSFRLAGVQRSMTLAEFAVRCGLYMQEEIETEIYTAGLVVVEKPTLVGFWQVIAGADHWEHDKSKGRVSFVSDPLYRYLHHLLATSISARGYSREWCTTTDLFFLYCLLYRRPCALAHGLAQYFASGHHRQERGFLYGGAYVTVIARSLGLVPHQDPHLRTPAIMPTRMGMQSLWGMRVIKRFPVGPRFKNREGGVWREEALPEHFEDVHPPADPADVVPVEDPPEDLDGAAATQPPPPAGAPQFPRHVIRGGAPGAALHPDVRARLDRLDDLVGWLVRAEQDRREREGLPPIPLPPVRAPHQQQQPQQQHQPQQQHQDSDSDLDA, encoded by the exons ATGGAGGACGAATTGATGCCGGGCGATGACATTCACATAGAGCCGGTTCAGCAGGGTCCACGACGGAGACAGCGACCGCCTGTGGATACGTTGCAGGGGCATCCCTATCTAGAGTTTCCCGACGGCACTGACGCCGCCCGTCATTGCCAGAAGCTTAGGAGGATGCACGTTGGATCGCATGCATCGATCGACTGGGATGCGATGGAGGAGATTGCTGAGACGCCGAGAGTGCGTCGGTTTATACCTATCGATTCGCCGTGGCATCGTCTTTTTGATTTGGCGCACACGCCGACCTACAGGGAGCTGCTGGTCGAGTTCATTTCGTCATTCACATTTCACCCTCCTGGGGAGCCAGTGCCGATTCCGTACCCAG GTGCTCCCCCTCCGCCTGAGGTTTCTTTCAGGCTTGCTGGCGTTCAGCGTTCGATGACGCTAGCAGAGTTTGCGGTGCGCTGTGGTTTATACATGCAGGAGGAGATCGAGACTGAGATCTACACAGCGGGGCTAGTGGTGGTTGAAAAACCCACTCTTGTTGGGTTTTGGCAGGTGATTGCGGGGGCGGATCATTGGGAGCATGACAAGTCGAAGGGGAGGGTGTCGTTTGTTAGCGACCCACTATACAG GTATCTGCACCATTTGCTCGCCACTTCTATATCAGCGCGCGGCTACAGCCGTGAGTGGTGTACGACCACAGATCTTTTTTTCCTATATTGTTTGTTGTATAGGAGGCCGTGCGCGCTAGCACACGGTCTAGCCCAGTACTTCGCCTCCGGCCATCACCGGCAGGAGCGCGGATTTTTGTATGGCGGGGCGTACGTGACCGTCATTGCCCGTTCATTGGGCCTCGTACCACATCAGGACCCACATCTACGGACGCCGGCCATCATGCCGACGCGGATGGGTATGCAGTCGCTATGGGGGATGAGGGTTATCAAGAGGTTCCCGGTTGGCCCGCGGTTTAAAAACCGCGAGGGGGGCGTATGGAGAGAGGAGGCCCTACCAGAGCATTTCGAGGACGTTCATCCTCCTGCAGATCCTGCTGATGTAGTGCCCGTGGAGGACCCTCCGGAGGATCTAGACGGTGCAGCGGCGACACAGCCACCGCCACCTGCCGGGGCACCTCAGTTTCCACGTCACGTTATTCGAGGTGGTGCCCCAGGAGCTGCGCTACATCCGGATGTACGAGCCAGGCTTGACAGGCTCGACGATTTGGTAGGTTGGTTGGTACGGGCGGAGCAggatagacgagagagagagggattacccccgataccgcttccaccggttcgagcaccacatcagcagcagcagccgcagcagcagcaccagccgcagcagcagcatcaggattcagattcggatttggatgcatag
- the LOC110900101 gene encoding uncharacterized protein LOC110900101 — protein MFQHLLGKVSHKALDLLHGEAIRRLDVLERFNSSCGCQMWHSCGLPCACRIEKYMREERPIQLEDIDVFWRKLNFQSCKLIDDSLDVVEELDVVRQQLQSHPPAQQKSLLSKIKAVLTPTKSTKKPPVVQQNTRGRPTTKQVQERLDEASRIDEELRRSSFGDANTCFEGSRQSKYDKPRHSSYVPSQASQQSVIRSQKPKATLSRSKSSKKKETRDDHGFPLIIGDEYVGIIERFKSDIPPVFHPYVSCIRDVMPDGHCGFRSVAVGLGMDQSSWGRIRRDLVQEMDQNESIWFPIFEAWAAGYFYTHRQGLIWDSVAGCGENHWMDFPFAGLLIAQTYGIGVHLLTTTMGASSTYFPILSPPANQQPLFITLTHVNENHFIHVKLEGDYPMPPAHGLWLTHRRPHTEQWEDMYLPRLEWYTSIMNPRPRSNPSLNYIDSYTEE, from the exons atgtttcaacacctacttggaaaagtatcccacaaagcccttgacttgttgcatggagaggcaattaggaggctagatgtcttggagcgctttaattcatcatgtggttgccaaATGTGGCACAGCTGTGGGTTGCCCTGTGCTTGTAGGATAGAAAAGTACATGCGTGAAG AGCGTCCGATTCAACTCGAAGACATAGACGTCTTCTGGCGGAAACTTAACttccaaagttgtaaattgatagACGACTCCCTTGACGTGGTCGAAGAGCTAGATGTTGTTAGACAACAATTACAGTCGCACCCTCCAGCTCAGCAAAAAAGCCTGCTTTCAAAGATTAAAGCGGTGTTGACTCCAACGAAATCTACCAAGAAACCACCGGTTGTCCAACAAAATACTCGTGGCCGACCAACAACAAAGCAGGTACAAGAAAGGTTGGACGAGGCCTCTCGTATAGATGAAGAATTGAGGAGAAGCTCCTTCGGTGATGCAAACACGTGCTTTGAAGGTTCACGACAAAGTAAGTACGATAAACCTCGCCACAGCTCGTACGTTCCGTCTCAAGCCTCACAACAGTCGGttataaggtcccaaaaacccaaagcgaccctaagccgttcaaagagttctaagaagaaagagacacgAGATGATCACGGTTTTCCTTTAATCATTGGGGACGAGTACGTGGGAATCATCGAACGGTTTAAGTCTGACATTCCGCCAGTGTTCCATCCGTACGTCTCGTGCATACGAGATGTGATGCCGgacggtcattgtgggtttcgGTCTGTGGCTGTGGGCTTAGGGATGGATCAGAGTTCATGGGGGCGTATTAGAAGGGACCTTGTCCAAGAAATGGATCAGAACGAATCGATCTGGTTCCCAATATTTGAAGCATGGGCTGCAGGTTATTTTTACACGCATCGTCAGGGCCTAATTTGGGATTCAGTGGCCGGTTGTGGGGAGAATCACTGGATGGACTTCCCCTTTGCAGGACTTCTTATTGCACAAACGTACGGTATCGGGGTGCACCTGTTAACGACAACCATGGGTGCGAGTTCCACTTACTTCCCAATACTAAGTCCTCCGGCTAATCAACAACCATTATTCATAACGCTTACACATGTTAACGAGAACCACTTCATACATGTTAAGCTGGAAGGGGATTATCCTATGCCACCAGCACACGGGCTATGGTTGACCCACCGAAGACCCCACACAGAACAATGGGAAGATATGTACTTGCCACGTCTAGAATGGTATACATCGATAATGAATCCTCGACCAAGATCAAACCCCAGTCTTAATTACATAGATAGTTACACGgaagaatga